In the Octadecabacter sp. SW4 genome, one interval contains:
- the dxr gene encoding 1-deoxy-D-xylulose-5-phosphate reductoisomerase translates to MRRISILGATGSIGQSTIDLIKRDRDAYDVVALTGGRNVAQLANDAIALQAEVAVISDESQYGALRDALAGSGVVAASGARALQEAASRPADWIMSAIVGAAGLPPGLEALKHGTTLALANKESLVTAGPILMQRAADHGARVLPVDSEHSGIFQALIGEDIATVERIIITASGGAFRDHPLDRLNDVTVAQASCHPNWDMGQRITIDSASMFNKALELVETKEFFGVRSDQIETIVHPESLIHALVGFNDGALMAHVGPPDMRHAIGYALHWPDRRALPVDRLDLAQIGQLNFRAPDPARYPALALARRVMEEGGLAGAAFNAAKERALDAFIAGEIGFMDMARVVCVTLDKMSARDGLQNATMTLDTVLDIDRLARIRAGEAIKMTGH, encoded by the coding sequence ATGCGACGGATCAGCATTCTGGGCGCGACCGGATCCATCGGGCAAAGCACCATCGACCTGATCAAGCGCGATCGCGACGCCTATGATGTGGTGGCGCTGACGGGTGGGCGCAATGTGGCGCAATTAGCAAATGATGCCATAGCCTTGCAGGCCGAAGTTGCAGTGATTTCCGATGAAAGCCAATACGGCGCGCTGCGCGATGCGTTGGCCGGTAGCGGCGTTGTGGCGGCCAGTGGCGCGCGCGCCTTGCAAGAGGCGGCAAGCAGACCCGCCGACTGGATCATGTCGGCGATTGTCGGGGCGGCTGGCCTGCCGCCGGGACTTGAGGCACTGAAACACGGCACGACGCTTGCTCTGGCCAACAAGGAATCTCTGGTCACGGCCGGCCCGATCCTGATGCAGCGCGCAGCGGATCACGGCGCGCGCGTTCTGCCGGTTGACAGCGAACATTCGGGTATCTTTCAGGCGTTGATCGGCGAGGATATCGCCACGGTGGAACGCATCATCATCACCGCAAGCGGTGGTGCCTTTCGCGATCATCCGCTGGACAGGCTTAATGATGTAACGGTGGCGCAGGCCTCGTGCCATCCCAATTGGGACATGGGCCAGCGGATCACGATCGACAGCGCGTCCATGTTCAACAAGGCGCTTGAACTTGTTGAAACCAAGGAGTTTTTCGGCGTTCGCAGTGACCAGATTGAAACCATCGTTCACCCCGAAAGCCTGATTCACGCGCTGGTCGGGTTCAACGATGGTGCGCTGATGGCCCACGTCGGCCCGCCCGACATGCGCCACGCCATCGGCTATGCGCTACATTGGCCAGACCGGCGCGCGTTGCCGGTCGACCGCCTTGATCTGGCGCAGATCGGTCAGTTGAATTTCCGCGCGCCCGATCCGGCCCGCTATCCCGCGCTGGCGCTTGCGCGGCGCGTGATGGAGGAGGGCGGCCTGGCCGGTGCCGCCTTCAACGCCGCCAAGGAACGCGCGCTTGATGCCTTTATCGCGGGCGAGATCGGCTTTATGGACATGGCGCGCGTGGTTTGTGTGACATTGGACAAAATGTCGGCCCGGGACGGGCTGCAAAATGCCACGATGACACTAGATACGGTATTGGACATCGACAGGCTGGCCCGCATCCGCGCGGGTGAAGCAATAAAAATGACAGGACACTAA
- the rseP gene encoding RIP metalloprotease RseP → MDITQILPQFGSAAFTIVAFIVALSIIVAIHEYGHYIVGRWSGIHAEVFSLGFGPVVYSRVDKHGTRWQIAALPFGGYVKFLGDANAASVGAAEGAEPGRNTMLGAPLWARAATVAAGPVFNFILSVLIFGAVMMVDGRASDPLTLDESRALPPSYAMDLEPGDAILSIAGLETPELADFEGYIASLPVEPTLDYRVLRDGTEMTVQGPYPYPAMILALNPQSAAYDIEMKVGDVITAIDGTPIFAFDQLKAAVAGSDGRPLMATVWRDGALIDFTLAPRSVDLPSPEGGFETRYLIGVTGGLFFEAQTEVVGPWAATRAAIAQVWFIMKSSLSGLWHMITGAISSCNLSGPIGIAQTSGAMASQGASSFIWFVAVLSTAVGLLNLFPIPVLDGGHLVFHAYEAVTGKMPSDGALRVLMAIGLSLILALMVFAVANDLFLCP, encoded by the coding sequence TTGGACATCACCCAGATCCTCCCGCAGTTTGGCAGTGCGGCCTTTACCATCGTAGCCTTCATCGTCGCGCTGTCGATCATCGTGGCGATCCACGAATACGGCCACTACATCGTCGGGCGCTGGTCGGGCATCCATGCCGAAGTGTTCAGCCTTGGATTTGGTCCGGTGGTCTATTCCCGCGTTGATAAACACGGCACCCGTTGGCAGATCGCGGCCCTGCCGTTTGGCGGATATGTGAAATTTCTGGGCGATGCCAATGCTGCCAGCGTTGGTGCGGCCGAAGGGGCCGAGCCGGGGCGCAACACCATGCTGGGTGCCCCGCTCTGGGCGCGCGCGGCCACTGTTGCGGCGGGTCCGGTGTTCAATTTCATCTTGTCTGTGCTGATTTTTGGCGCGGTGATGATGGTTGATGGGCGCGCGTCCGATCCGCTGACATTGGACGAATCGCGCGCCCTGCCACCCTCTTATGCGATGGATCTGGAACCGGGCGATGCGATCTTGTCGATCGCCGGGCTGGAAACGCCGGAACTGGCTGATTTCGAAGGCTATATCGCCAGCCTGCCGGTTGAACCCACCTTGGATTACCGCGTGTTGCGCGACGGCACGGAAATGACCGTGCAAGGGCCATATCCCTATCCGGCGATGATTTTGGCGCTGAACCCGCAATCGGCCGCCTATGACATCGAGATGAAGGTCGGCGACGTGATCACGGCGATTGATGGCACCCCGATCTTTGCCTTTGACCAGCTCAAGGCGGCGGTTGCCGGGTCAGACGGGCGCCCCTTGATGGCCACGGTCTGGCGTGACGGCGCGTTGATCGATTTTACGCTGGCCCCGCGCAGCGTTGATCTTCCATCGCCCGAGGGTGGTTTCGAGACCCGTTACCTGATTGGCGTTACCGGCGGGCTGTTCTTTGAAGCGCAGACCGAGGTCGTCGGTCCCTGGGCCGCCACGAGGGCCGCGATCGCGCAGGTCTGGTTTATCATGAAATCGTCCCTGTCGGGCCTGTGGCACATGATCACCGGCGCGATTTCGTCGTGCAACCTGTCCGGCCCGATCGGCATTGCCCAGACCAGCGGCGCAATGGCCAGTCAGGGTGCCAGCAGCTTTATCTGGTTCGTGGCGGTGCTGTCGACGGCCGTGGGGCTGCTGAACCTGTTTCCGATCCCTGTGCTGGACGGTGGGCACCTTGTGTTTCACGCCTACGAGGCCGTCACCGGCAAGATGCCAAGTGACGGTGCCCTGCGGGTTCTGATGGCCATCGGCCTGTCGCTGATCCTGGCGCTGATGGTCTTTGCCGTCGCCAATGATCTGTTCCTTTGCCCCTAA
- a CDS encoding OmpH family outer membrane protein: MLRAALFALAMIAASPPVAAQEDTAPVAAQEDTAPVAAQEGTAPVVTQDNPTPVGIVTVDIDRLFTATELGQRITDDFRIASEALAAENRTIAAALTEEESNLTERRPAMDPAAFRAEAEAFDEKVQGIRAAQDAKERALDDSLAAGRDNFFVAIRPILGQLMVENGAGAILDRRSVVLSVGRIDITDAAIAVIDATVGDGTGPDGDSTGDGGAN; encoded by the coding sequence ATGCTGCGCGCGGCGCTTTTCGCCTTGGCGATGATCGCCGCGTCGCCGCCCGTGGCGGCGCAAGAAGATACTGCGCCCGTGGCGGCGCAAGAAGACACTGCGCCCGTGGCGGCGCAAGAGGGTACTGCGCCCGTGGTAACGCAGGACAACCCGACACCAGTGGGGATTGTGACGGTCGATATTGACCGCCTGTTTACCGCAACCGAACTTGGCCAGCGCATCACCGACGATTTCCGCATCGCCAGCGAGGCTCTGGCGGCTGAAAACCGCACCATCGCTGCCGCCCTCACCGAAGAGGAAAGCAACCTTACCGAACGCCGCCCCGCAATGGACCCCGCAGCCTTCCGCGCCGAGGCCGAAGCCTTTGACGAAAAGGTCCAGGGCATCCGCGCCGCCCAGGACGCCAAGGAACGCGCGCTTGATGACTCGCTGGCGGCGGGGCGCGATAATTTCTTTGTTGCGATCCGCCCGATCCTTGGCCAGTTGATGGTGGAAAACGGCGCGGGCGCGATTTTGGACCGGCGCAGTGTCGTGTTGTCTGTCGGGCGCATTGATATCACCGATGCCGCGATTGCCGTCATTGATGCGACCGTTGGCGATGGCACCGGCCCTGACGGTGACAGCACAGGTGATGGCGGCGCGAATTAA
- the fabZ gene encoding 3-hydroxyacyl-ACP dehydratase FabZ, whose amino-acid sequence MSDDTPAPVTEADIQLIQAILPHRYPFLLVDRVRDIDGTSSATGIKNVTMNEPHFQGHFPGNPIMPGVTIIEAMAQTAAVMVGTTMGLVNGDLLVYFMAIDGCKFRRKVVPGDVLEMKIETTRGKAGGKVWKFKGVASVEGEMAAEAEFTAMMDMQG is encoded by the coding sequence ATGAGCGATGACACTCCCGCACCCGTAACCGAGGCTGACATCCAGCTTATTCAGGCGATCCTGCCGCACCGCTATCCGTTTCTGCTGGTGGACCGCGTGCGTGATATCGACGGGACTTCCTCGGCCACAGGCATCAAGAACGTCACCATGAACGAGCCGCATTTTCAGGGTCACTTTCCCGGCAATCCGATCATGCCCGGCGTCACCATCATCGAGGCGATGGCACAGACCGCCGCCGTCATGGTCGGCACGACGATGGGGTTGGTGAACGGTGATCTGCTGGTTTACTTCATGGCGATTGACGGCTGCAAGTTCCGCCGCAAGGTTGTGCCCGGTGACGTGCTCGAGATGAAAATCGAAACCACCCGCGGCAAGGCCGGTGGCAAGGTCTGGAAGTTCAAAGGCGTCGCATCGGTCGAAGGTGAGATGGCCGCCGAGGCCGAATTTACCGCGATGATGGATATGCAGGGCTGA
- the bamA gene encoding outer membrane protein assembly factor BamA gives MSSAFTAGMASSHGKIQKIIFLSVLMLGMAFAAIAQAQTYRFNTISVEGNQRIETATILTYAGITRGEAVTAGAVNDAAQRIRATGLFESVDLVPSGNRLIIRVTEYPTISVINFEGNARLSDEELSAVVGSRERRVYSPSQAEQDVAAITQAYAAQGRVNATVMPRIIRRNDNRVDLVFEVFEGGVTEVERIGFVGNRAYSDRRLRGVLETKQAGIFRAIIQRDTFVADRVEFDQQVLSDFYRSRGYVDFQVQNVDVSLTRERDAYLVTYNIQEGQRFRFGNVSVMSEIEEADSLDFEAALRLRSGAYYSPVAIENDIARIERLAIQQGINFMRVEPRITRNDRDLTLDVEFALVRGERIFVERIDIEGNNTTLDRVVRGQFDVVEGDPFNPREIRQSAERIRALGYFTNANVDAREGSSPDQVVIDVNVEEGPTGSLSFGGNFSTDNGLSLLASFRQRNFLGRGQTLSFDLSAGEDNQNLGFNFIEPNFLARDLSFGLSLDYRTTDNANALYDTETFDFRPSFAFPVSENGRLSVYYRYDYTDITDADAASSAIIQADAALGGIGTSSLGYSYSWDTRRTGLNPDAGVLLRFGQEFGFGDSQFIKTSAEVTGQTLVLNGDVTLTATLEGGALVYQDGQSRITDRYFLGSRVMRGFDPGGIGPRDQVSGDALGGEYYAVARLEARFPLGLPEEYGISGGAFIDYGSVWDVGDSASLATVDYNDFTPRTIAGVSIFWDTPIGPLRFNFTEPLDVQPTDETKSFDLTISTQF, from the coding sequence ATGAGCAGTGCATTTACAGCCGGAATGGCGTCAAGCCATGGCAAGATTCAAAAGATTATTTTCCTTTCAGTTCTGATGCTTGGGATGGCTTTCGCCGCGATTGCGCAGGCCCAGACCTACCGATTCAACACCATCAGCGTCGAAGGAAACCAGCGGATCGAGACCGCGACAATCCTCACATACGCAGGAATCACCCGTGGCGAGGCGGTCACAGCAGGGGCCGTCAATGACGCCGCCCAGCGTATTCGCGCCACCGGATTGTTCGAAAGCGTCGATCTGGTGCCCTCGGGCAACAGATTGATCATTCGCGTGACCGAATACCCGACGATCAGCGTGATCAACTTTGAAGGCAACGCCCGCCTGTCGGACGAGGAACTTTCCGCTGTGGTCGGCAGCCGTGAGCGCCGCGTATACAGCCCCAGTCAGGCTGAACAGGACGTCGCCGCCATCACCCAGGCCTATGCCGCCCAGGGCCGCGTCAACGCGACCGTCATGCCCCGCATCATCCGCCGCAACGACAACCGCGTCGATCTGGTCTTCGAGGTCTTCGAGGGCGGCGTGACCGAAGTTGAACGCATCGGTTTCGTCGGCAACCGCGCCTATTCGGACCGTCGCCTGCGCGGCGTGCTGGAAACCAAACAAGCCGGCATTTTCCGCGCCATCATCCAGCGCGATACCTTCGTGGCCGACCGCGTGGAATTTGACCAGCAGGTGCTGAGCGATTTCTACCGCTCGCGCGGCTATGTGGATTTTCAGGTGCAAAACGTCGACGTGTCCCTGACCCGCGAACGCGACGCCTATCTTGTGACCTACAATATCCAGGAGGGGCAGCGCTTCCGCTTTGGCAATGTGTCCGTCATGTCCGAGATCGAGGAAGCCGATTCCCTTGATTTCGAAGCGGCCCTGCGCCTGCGCAGCGGCGCCTATTATTCACCCGTTGCGATCGAAAACGATATCGCCCGTATCGAACGTCTGGCGATCCAGCAGGGGATCAACTTTATGCGGGTCGAACCCCGCATCACCCGCAATGACCGCGACCTGACGCTGGACGTGGAATTCGCGCTGGTGCGCGGCGAGCGGATATTTGTGGAACGCATCGACATCGAGGGTAACAACACCACGCTTGATCGCGTGGTGCGTGGCCAGTTCGATGTGGTCGAGGGCGATCCCTTTAACCCGCGTGAAATCCGCCAATCCGCTGAACGTATCCGCGCGCTGGGATATTTCACCAACGCCAATGTGGATGCCCGCGAAGGGTCATCTCCCGATCAGGTGGTGATTGATGTGAACGTCGAAGAAGGGCCGACCGGCTCGCTGTCGTTCGGCGGCAACTTTTCGACAGATAACGGGCTGTCCCTGCTGGCCAGTTTCAGGCAGCGCAACTTCTTGGGGCGCGGGCAGACGCTGTCGTTTGATCTGTCGGCAGGCGAAGACAACCAGAACCTTGGCTTCAACTTCATCGAACCCAACTTTCTGGCGCGTGACCTGAGCTTTGGTCTGTCGCTTGATTATCGCACCACCGATAACGCAAATGCACTTTATGATACGGAAACCTTTGATTTCCGTCCCTCCTTTGCCTTTCCGGTCAGCGAAAACGGGCGTTTGTCGGTCTATTACCGCTATGACTACACTGACATCACCGATGCCGATGCGGCCTCCAGCGCGATCATTCAGGCGGATGCGGCGCTTGGCGGGATCGGCACCAGTTCACTGGGCTATTCCTATAGCTGGGACACGCGCCGCACCGGTCTGAACCCCGACGCCGGTGTGCTGCTGCGCTTTGGTCAGGAGTTCGGCTTTGGTGACAGCCAGTTCATCAAGACCAGCGCCGAAGTGACCGGCCAGACCCTTGTCCTGAATGGCGATGTGACCCTGACAGCCACGCTTGAGGGCGGCGCGCTGGTCTATCAGGATGGCCAAAGCCGGATCACCGATCGTTATTTTCTGGGCAGCCGTGTGATGCGCGGGTTCGATCCGGGCGGCATTGGTCCGCGCGATCAGGTGTCCGGTGACGCGCTGGGTGGCGAATACTACGCCGTGGCCCGCCTTGAGGCGCGTTTCCCGCTGGGGCTGCCCGAAGAATACGGGATCAGTGGCGGTGCCTTCATCGACTACGGGTCGGTCTGGGACGTGGGTGACTCTGCCAGTCTTGCAACGGTGGATTACAACGATTTCACCCCACGCACGATTGCTGGTGTGTCGATCTTTTGGGACACGCCCATCGGCCCGCTACGGTTCAACTTCACCGAACCCTTGGACGTCCAGCCAACGGATGAAACCAAATCGTTCGATCTGACGATCTCGACACAGTTCTGA